Sequence from the Bacteroidales bacterium genome:
TCAAGAGAGCCCATTACTTTCACATAGGATTTGCCACCAAATCCTATAGCAAGTCTTACTTCAATAATCTTTACACCTCCAACCTTCGCAGCAATATCAGCTGCTTCAATACTGGAAACCACTGAAAGTGTTTCAATAATCCCAATGGCTTCCCAGTTTTCTGTTTTAACAATATTTCCAATGGCAGGGATAACATCCTGATGAATCATTGGAAGGAACAAACTATCAATAACACTATTTTTACCTGTTTCATAGCCTTTGTTAAATGAATACTCAACAGAAGCCACATCTCCACTAAAAACAATCAGATATTTCCCTGGGCAAATTGTTCTAGCCTCAATAATCTTGATCGGCGCAATTTTAACCATCTCGTCCAAAGCCAAAATACCGATAGCAATACTACTAAACTCTAATGCGCCTAATACTGTTAAATCCATTTATTCCTCACTTCTTATAAACTATCGTTTCATTTTCATCTATCAAATCAACGATACCAACAATCAAGGCATCAACGGGTTTGTTAAAAGTATCTTCAGTTTCTCTAGCAGAGGAACTTTCCGAAATTATAACCATTTCTCCGTTTCCAGCGCTAACCAAATCTAGGGCGACAAGGTAATCTCCTTTCGTAACGCATTGCTGATTACACTTATCAATTAATAAATATCGCGCTCCAGAAATGCTATCGTTTTTTTTATTACAAACAACCGTTCCAACAACTTTTCCTAGTATCATTTTTAACTGTTTTTCTGAAAAGTATAAACACCGTCCTTCTCAATAAAATCAACAATTGCAATAACAGCAGAATCTGTTGGTCTACCTTCGGTTACGTTAGTAAATCGAGCACTACTACCGGATACATAAAAAACAACCTCCCCTGTTCCAGCACCAACGCTGTCCATTGAAACAACAAAATCTCCTTTGCCTTTCATGGTTATAGGGTCGATTTTCTCAAGCAGCAGGAATTTTATTCCTTCGATTTTTTCTGACTTATGACTTGAAACAACAGTACCAACTACCCTGGCTAATATCATGTTATATTTTTTTAAAAACGAAATATATTGTGCCTAATTCATCAACTAGAAACCTATTCAATTCAAACTATTCTAATTAAATGAGACAAACACTGCCTATTTTTTACTAACCTGATTTCTTCCAAGAGGTAAAGCAGAGTCAACGTTTCCATGAGGTCTAGGAATAATATGTGTGGAAACAATTTCACCAACCTTTTCGGCTGCTTTAACGCCTGCATCAACGGCTGCTCTAACAGAAGCAACATCACCACGAACAATAGCGGTTACATAACCACCACCAATTTTTTCGTAGCCAATTAATTCAACCTTTGCGGCTTTTACCATTGCATCTGAAGCCTCAACCATAGCGGCAAAACCTTTTGTTTCAATCATTCCTAATGCTTCTGAACTATTATCGCTCATAATTTTTCTCCTTATTGATTATTTTTAGTTAAACTTTGTTTTTTTCTAATATTCTTCTCTACCTGTAATTTCAGCTAATCGCTTTTCAACGATTTTTTTTGCCTCCAAGACCTCAGCCTCAGAACCTCCAATATAAACCCTTCCGAATTTTCCAAAACCCATTACATCGATTATATTAATACGAGCGGATTTTTCAGCCTCGTTTGCAGCAAAATAAGCATACCCGGCAGGTTCTACTTCTAGTACAAATAGTGTGTCACCTCTTAAAAGCATCATGCCCATCCTCGTCCTATTGATTAATTGAGCATGGTGATCTTCAACATTTTTAATAAGTTGACTAGTGAGAACTCTTGGTCTAATTCTATCTTCTTCCTTTTTTTCAATTGCTTTCATTACAGCTTCACCAGCCATTCTTATGTCACCTTGACTGTCAGAATGGATTTCAAGCATTCCATATGCCCGTTCAACAATCTGCATTCCGGGTGTAACATTAGTTGCCTTTAAGGCAATATCTGTTAACGTATTAATTTCGATACCAGGAGCAATCTCAATAATGCAACAAGCTTGTCCTCCAACAGGAAGATAACCTTTGGATACGGTTGACAGATATGAAGCCATTTGCAATTGCAACGAATCTAAAAAAACGTATGTTCTTAAATCGACCATAATTGTATTCTTTATTTAGTTATTTTCCCTTTTTAACAATTTTACCACCTAGCGGAAGCGCACTATCTACATTAGCATGTGGTCTTGGAATAATGTGTGTAGACACAACCTCACCAACCTTTTCGGCTGCTTTTACTCCTGCATCTACGGCTGCTCTTACTGATGCAACATCTCCTCGAACAATAGCGGTTACATATCCACCACCAATTTTTTCATATCCTATTAATTCGACCTTTGCCGCTTTGACCATAGCATCTGAGGCTTCAACCATAGCTGCAAAACCTTTGGTTTCAATCATACCCAATGCATTCATTTCATTGTTTTCCATATATATCCTCCTAATTATAATTCGTTATTAAAAGTCTGATCATATTATCAATTCCTTCTATTTTTTATTTCACCAAGTTGCTCAATCTGTTTCCCCAAGGAATATCGAACAATATTAACGAAACAATTCTGTAATAATATTTTCACTATCAATTTTGAGGTCGAAAAAACTGCTACTTTGATTAACAAAATTAGTATTAAACCTTATAATTTTACTATTTTGAAGGGAATAAAATGGTCTTTTTCATTAAATTAAGGAATTTCTTTGGGAATACTCTTTTTTAGAAGTGAATTTTTCTTTTGGGAATACTCATGTTTTCGAAAAAAAGAATAAATAAGATTCATTTGGAATGTCGATAATTAGAAAACTGGTTGTCTGTTCAAAAAATGAAATTAAAGAGATGTTCTTTAAAAAAGTTTTGGATTATTATTATGTCTTGAAGAGTCTCTGTTTGTTTTTTTTTCGAGACTTTTGTTTAAAGCATCGGTAAGATTTATTCCCGTTTGGTTTGCAAGACAAATTAAAACAAAAAGAACATCAGCAAGTTCCTCTCCAAGTTTCGAGGAATCTTCTCCTGCCTTGAATGATTGCTCACCATACTGCCTTGAAATTATTCGAGCAACTTCGCCCACTTCTTCGGTCAATATCGCCATATTGGTGAGCTCGTTAAAATATCTAACACCATGTTTTTTTATCCAGTCATCAACCATTTGTTGTGCTTCCCGAATAGTTAAATCATTCATTACTCTCTATTTTTTGAATCAATTATTATTGTCACCGGGCCATCGTTCACTAGAGATACAATCATCCTTGCACCAAATTCACCAGTAGAAATTGTTTTTCCAACTTCTTGCTCAATTTGCTTCACAAAATTATTATAAAGAGGGATCGCTATTTCGGGAGGTGCTGCTTGAACATATGAAGGGCGATTTCCTTTTTTTGTTTTGGCATGAAGGGTAAATTGGCTTACAACAAGGATTTCGCCACTAATTTCCTGAACAGAAAGGTTCATTATCCCTTGATTATCATCGAATATTCTAAGTTTAGCAATTTTTCCGCTCAGCCAAACCACATCTTCATTCGTATCGGATTGCTCTATACCTATAAGTAAAAGTAATCCTTTTTTAATACATCCCTTAACACAACCATTTATTGAAACAGAGGCTTCATTTACCCGTTGAATAACAACTCTCATAAATCAGTAATAACTATATTAGGCAAATATATGAATGAATTTTTTGATGTTTTTTCAATTTTTGCTTAAATCGCCTTAATATTACCGATTCAATTAACAAATTTTCCATTAGGTTTTCACAAAACAAAATGGGTTGACAATTCGTTTAATAAAATTATACATTTACGGTCATTAAAGAAAGAATTATGAGAGTCTTTTTGTATTCGATTTTTTTTGTGGCATTAAGTAATCTTACGTTTGCTCAGGTTAAAGAAATTTCTTTAGCGAAGAGACATAATGCAACTAGCTCTATTTCTAAAAGTAATAGTGGCATAAAGTTAACATTTAATCATGATAACCTTCTTAGTAAAACAATCAATGAAAACGATGGTAATTCATATACAGATATCTGGATTAAGGGATCTTATCCAATGGGTGAACTAGGAACACCAAAACTACCTGCTTATAAGAAACTTATCAGAATTCCTAAAGGTAGTAAACCTGTTTTAAAGGTATTGTCCTATTCCGAAGAACTGATTAATCTTAAAGACAAAGGAATTTCAGGTTCATTGTACCCAAATCAACCATCCGTTCGAAAAGATCAAGACCCGACTAAGACAAAATTTGAGATAAGAAAAGATGTTTATTCTAAAACCTCTTTTTCGAATTCGCCGATCGCTACAATTGAAATTTTAGGAGATCTCAGATCAGCAACCATTGCTCGTTTAACCATTTCTCCTATAGATTATAATCCAGGTAATGGCTTAATTAAGGTTTATAATGATATTAGTGTTGATATCTCTTTTGCAGATATTAATAGTCAATCAGTAGATGACGTTTTTAAAGCAAAAACATACTCTCCTTACTTTGATGTTGTTTACAGGTCTTTGTTGGAATCATCAACAAGTACATATATCAACCACCCAGATCTCACCAAGTATCCTGTAAAAATGCTAATAGTTAGCGATAGGGCTTTTGAACAAACACTTCAACCTTTTATTGAATGGAAGAAACTTAAAGGATTCGATGTCAAAACAGTATATACAGATATAATTGGTAATTCAGCGGATCAAATTAAGTTATATATTCAACAGGAGTATAATTCTGCTACACCAGAAAGCCCAGCACCAACATTTTTAGTTATCGTGGGTGATGTTCAACAGGTTCCTGCGTCCGCAACAGGCTCATCTACTTCCTACGCAACAGATCTTTACTATGCAAGTGTTGACGGTGATATGTTTCCTGATATGTATTATGGCCGTTTGTCAGCAACAACACCATCGCAACTTGCTAATATCATTAATAAGGTTATTTACTATGAGAAGTACCAGTTTGAGGATCCACGATACCTGAATAATGTTACCCTTATTGCTGGAGTAGATGATTCGTGGAATTTCAAGGTTGGGCAGCCTCAAATTAAGTATGCAACAGCAAACTATTTTAACTCTGGTCATGGTTTTAATACTGTGAATGAATTTGGAGTAACGACAGATCCTAATAATCCTATCGCAAGTTCATCGTATTCAGGATGCTATGATGCTAGTAAGATTTCTGTAGGATTCATCAACTATACTGCACACGGGAGTGAAACGTCATGGGTTGAACCAAATCTTTCAAACGTTACAATTAGCGGATTTTCAAATACCAATAAATATCCACTGGCAATTGGAAACTGTTGTCTTTCTGGAAATTTTGGCACCACAGAATGTTTAGGAGAAGCATGGATTCGAGCACAAAACAAGGGGGCTGTTACCTATATTGGCTCCTGTCCAAATACATTTTGGCTTGAAGATTTTTATTGGGCTGTGGGAGCATTTCCCATGGTTGGGGAAAACAATGGTTACGTACCAACATCTCAGGAAACAACCACAGGTATGTACGATGCAACCTTTGTAAGTAGTTATGTAACCACTGGTGCAATGCTATTTGCAGGGAATCTTGCTGTTACAGAAGTTAATATTCAAGGTTACCCAAACACTGGATCATCGGCACTATATTACTGGCAGGCCTATAATATTTTAGGAGATCCTTCTATAATGCCCTATTTTACGGAAGCAGAACCCAATCAAGTTTTTCACAACTCAACCATAACTGTTGGTGAAAACGCTTTCTCAGTAAATGCACTAGAAAATTCTTATATCGCTATTTCAATGAACAATCAACTTATAGGAACTTCTTTTGTCAGTAAAACGGGTGATGTTAGTATTCCAATCACCCCGATCTCCTCCACGGGAGATCTTATTGTAGTGATTACACGCCCGCAAACAATTCCACAAATCGACACAATTCATGCAATATCACCAACAGGACCATTTCTTCTTTTAGATTCTTATTCAATTGACGATCATCTTTCGAATAATAATAAGAAGGCGGATTATAATGAAACTTTTAGTACAAACCTTAAAATTAAAAACATTGGTGTAGATGATGCAACATCTGTTAAAATAAAAATATTGGGTACAGATGATCATATTTCTATTAATGGTAATGATTCAATTGATGTTGCAAATATTTCTCATAATGAAGGTCTTAATATTTTAGATATTCCTGCAGCATTTTCATTTAAGGTAAACGAAAATGTTCCAGATCAATATATTGCAATTTTTACTCTAAACATATATAGCAATCAAGGTATTTGGACATCTAAACTTAGGATACTATTGAATTCTCCAATTTTATCGTTTGGTGATATAACAATAGATGATTCTTCTGCTGGCGGAAACAATGATAGTTTACTTAACATTGGGGAAACGGCTAAAGCATTGATTCGGGTTACTAACAAGGGACATGCTCTTGCAAAAGATCTTTCTTTTCAAGCAATCATTCCCGACAGTATAAAAAATATTTTAACCTTAAGCAATATTCTAACAGAGCCATTTTCGCTTGATGCCTATTCTTTTTCTTCTGTACCTTTTAGGGTGGCTGTAAATCCAATTCTTCAAACGGAACTTTCTCTTCCAATCACTTTAAATATTACTGTATTACATCCATCTGGATTATCCAAATCATTTGAAAAAATCATTAAAATTTCTGCAAAAGACAGTGTTAAGATTTCCAATGACACCCTTAAAACCTGCTATACCTATTTTTATGATACTGGTGGAAAAAACGGAAACTATAAAAACCTTGAAGACAAAACAATCACTTTTACTGCTCAAAAAGAGAACTGTTTTCTTAAAGTAAAGTTTCTGGCGTTCTCTACTGAATTGAATTACGATTTTCTTTCCATTTTTGATGGACCCAATTTGACTAGTCGGGAGATTACGGGCAGTCCTTTTTCAGGAGCAACATCTCCTTGTGAAATAATTTCCTCTGGGAGATCTCTAACCATTCGGTTTAAATCAGATGATAGTAATGTTTCCACAGGCTGGATTGCAACTGTTGAATGCGTTGAGCCACAAATACCAAACTGTGTATCATCACCCACTCCCTTAGATGGGGAGCAATCCGTTCAATCGGGTATTTTAACATGGTCACCCACACAATATGGAACTTTTTATGATGTTTATATGGGTTTATCACCTTCGAATTTAACATATGCGGGGAGAGTAGAAAAACCAGAATTCGATTTTAAGCCTGAAAAAAGCAAAACATACTATTGGAAAATTCTCCCTGGAAACTTAGTAGGTATAAACAATTCTGCTTGCAGTACTTGGTCATTCACAACCGATGCAATAGCGAGTTCTTCTAGCATTAGCATGTCAACCAATACGATAGCGGTAGACACCATGCTTTTTTATGATTCAGGCGGAGCACTTCTGAATTATAGCAATAATGAAAATCACACATTAACCTTTAAACCAAAATATTCAGGAACTTATGTTAATGCACAGTTTTTATCATTTACTGTTGAGGGTGATAATTGTAAATGGGATAAGCTAACCGTTTACGATGGATTAACAACATCCAGCCCCATTTTAGGATCTTATTGTAGCACAAACACCCCAGGGATTATTCAATCGGGTAATACAGATGGTGCGCTTACATTTCAATTTCAATCAGACGATAACACAACTTTTAGTGGCTGGAAGGCAATAGTAAAATCAACTGGTGCAGTAATATTCAAGACTCTTACAATAAAAGTTCAAAGTAATTCTACCCCAATAGCAAATGCTAGCGTAAATATTGGTGGTGTAATCAAAGCTACAGATAATAATGGTTACGCTTACTTTACCATCGCAAGTGGTGATTTAAGTATATCCGTTAATGTTCCGGGATACAAACCTTTATATAAAAACATTAGTGAATCGGAAACGAGTGCTACAGTAATAGCAAATATTGAAAAACTATATACAATTAGTGTACATGCTTTTGACAAAAAAACTTTAAGTGGTATTCCTGGAGTAAAAGTTATTATTGGAACTGATTCTGCATTTACTAATGCCTCAGGACAAGCAGTATTAAATATTTTATCAGGCACTTACACTTTACTGTTAAATTCCAACAACTATTCTCCTTATAATCAACAATTAGTAATTGATATTACAAATGTTAATCTTGATATTTCTCTTAGCCCTATAAAGTACCCAATCTCATTTATTGTTTCAGATATTCTAGGTAATAAGATCGATGGTGCCTTAATAACCTTTAAAGACACAACACTTACAACAAATAGTATGGGAAATGCTTTTGGAAATTTCTTCTCAGGAAATTATTCTATCACTATCTCAAAACCAAATTACCTTCCTTTAAACTATTGGTTATCAATAATTGGTGCAGCTAATGAAGAAGTATATCTTGATGATGTATCCTCGTTTTACTCTCTTGATTTCACTTTTGTAGGAGACGGTCCTAAAGATAAAATTCTATTAAACAATAATGATGTTGATTTTTATTACAATAACGTACTTTATGGACGTTTTAAAACAGACATACTGGGTAATGGAACGTTTCAATTACCTAAAGGTGTCTTCAACTATAATGTGAATCGTGAAGGATATCATTCAATTAACAAGAACTTTATTGTTGATGGAATAATTTCACAAATAAAAGATACTCTATTTCAAAAGACCTTTGGGATAATATTTAATGTGAAGTCTCAAAACACTCCTATTCAAAACATCGCGGTAACTCTTAATGGCTATGAGCCAACAACAACAAATTCGCTTGGTGTAGCATCATTCTCAAGTATTGGTTACGAGAAAAATCTATCATACTCTATTCAAGGAATTGGTTTTCTCAGTACATCTGGGTTCCTTGACGTTATCAATCCACTTGTTATTGATCTTAATATAATTTCAGATGATATTCCTGTAAACTCAAAAAAACAAATTAAGATCTTCCCGAATCCGGCAGCAGACATCGTTAATATAGAATCCGACCAGCTAATAAGACAAGTGGTTATTGTTAACACATTGGGAAATATCGTTCTAAAAAACAACTATCCTTTAAGTAATCACATTACGATCTTAACAAGAAATTTTAGTCCTGGAGTATATGTTTTTATGATCTATGATAAGAATTTTATCCCCACAAATATTTTGATAATCAAAGAGTAACAAATTGAAATCTTTATTTTTTCCTTAAGATTCTAAATTGTTTATAGAAAAATAATGTGATACCTAACGTTTCTCCATCAAATAATTAATTTTACTTTTGAACTATATCTAGAAAGCATAAAAACGTTTTGAGATCAAAGGCAATTATTAAAGAAAAGTATATCAGAAGAAGAATTATAATTACGCTTGTCTTAATTATAACTGGATTTTCTGTTTTATACAACTATCAATCAATTTCATTCAATCTGCGTCTTAAAAATCAAATCATCGATCTTAAGACGAATGAGTTAAGGTATGATTTAAACCAGTTTTACTTAAGTTCCTTCAATCACTATAGTAGTTTAGGTTCGTCTCAGGAAATTGTTAAATCCATTATTGATAAAGACTCAATTTCTTTTTTCCGCTCACTAGAATCCCTAATTAAACAAGAGGATTACAAATTATGCCACCGCATCTGCGCTTATTCTTCTGATGGAAGTCTGATTTTTGGTTCTAATCCCAAGCATGAAATAGGATTATTCTATAATTCTTACGAAAGCCCAACAAACATTGATTCTATATCTTCTCGATTTTTTATTAACTCTGAGGGGCTTAATCGGATAGTTTCCGTTCCTGTCAATAATGGTAGCGCTGGATTTATTGAAATGGGCATTGGAGATCAAGAAGATGTTAAAGCACTAGAAAACAAAAAGGGCTTTAAGGTCTTAACCGTTCTTAAACCCGAATTAGCAAATACGATTTTAAATAGGAATAATTCAACGGTTTACTATAATGGCTGGGCAATTATTTCTTTAAATAAAGAGAATATAATTCTTGACAACCAAAAACTTAACAAAGTTATAATAGGGAAAAGAGTTACGACTAGGTGTGATAATAAATACTATGCTCTGATTAATGCGGGGGATTTAATCTTGTCCAATAATAAAAACGCAGGATATATAATTATTGCCGTTGATGTTACAAATATTGAAGCTCCTTTTTACAACCTTTTAACCCGTTCAGTTTTACTTTCTTTACTAATTATTGCCCTCTCATATATATTAATTAGACTTTTTTTTAATCGATTAATTGCTCGTTTTTTTAACATAGAGGAAACTTTTGAACGCGAGGTTGCCGATCGTACAAAGGAGGTTTTAAATACCAATATTGAACTTCATCAAATATTTAATTCTACGGCAAATGGGTTGAGGATTATTAATACAAACTATGATATTATAAGAGTAAATGAGTCCTTTTGTAGGATATCCGGCACAACCAGAGAATCTATTGAAGGAGAAAAATGTTACGATATTTTTCCCGGAGTTTTCTGTCATACAACAAATTGTCCACTTGATCGTATCCGTGAAGGTGAAAAGACTGTTGAAACCGAGGAGGTTCGATTTAAAAAAGGGGGGAAAAAAATCAGATGCCAACACTCAGCCGTTCCTTTTTGGGGCAGTAATGGGGAATTACTTGGGATTATTGAAGATTTTAAGGATATAACAGAAAAATTTGAAGTAGAAAACACGCTTAGAAAGACAGAGGAACAATTCTCTGCTTTTATGGATAATATGCCTATTGGTGTTTTTATTAAAGATTATTCGGGAGTCCTTCTATATCAAAACAAGTATTTAACAAATGTATTTGGATTTGATAAGTTTATTGGTAAAAATATAAGTAAAGAACTCAATCCTGAATGGGGTAACAGAATTTCGTTGGAAGACGAAAAAGTTTTACAACATGGAAAAATTGAGTTCGAAGAAACATTAACGGATAAAGAGGGTCACGATAAGACTTTTGTTACTCATAAGTTTAGGTTTCATGGACTTGATAATAATTGGAAGATTGGTGGAGTTTCAATTGATATTACTAAGAAAAAAATAACCGAACATTTTCTGTATGTCCTATCAAAAGCCATTAAAAATTCGCCCGTAAGCATTGTTATAACCAATCCATTGGGGAATATAGAATTTATCAATCCCTCTTTCACCTTTCTAACGGGTCATTCCTTAACAGATTCTATACATAAAAACCTTCTTGAAATGAAGGTTGAATACAGTTCGGGAAAAAATC
This genomic interval carries:
- a CDS encoding BMC domain-containing protein, which gives rise to MDLTVLGALEFSSIAIGILALDEMVKIAPIKIIEARTICPGKYLIVFSGDVASVEYSFNKGYETGKNSVIDSLFLPMIHQDVIPAIGNIVKTENWEAIGIIETLSVVSSIEAADIAAKVGGVKIIEVRLAIGFGGKSYVKVMGSLDAVQAAMEAGTAKAKANGQLCMETLIPQPHIEIKPFFM
- a CDS encoding EutN/CcmL family microcompartment protein, whose product is MILGKVVGTVVCNKKNDSISGARYLLIDKCNQQCVTKGDYLVALDLVSAGNGEMVIISESSSARETEDTFNKPVDALIVGIVDLIDENETIVYKK
- a CDS encoding EutN/CcmL family microcompartment protein: MILARVVGTVVSSHKSEKIEGIKFLLLEKIDPITMKGKGDFVVSMDSVGAGTGEVVFYVSGSSARFTNVTEGRPTDSAVIAIVDFIEKDGVYTFQKNS
- a CDS encoding BMC domain-containing protein, yielding MSDNSSEALGMIETKGFAAMVEASDAMVKAAKVELIGYEKIGGGYVTAIVRGDVASVRAAVDAGVKAAEKVGEIVSTHIIPRPHGNVDSALPLGRNQVSKK
- a CDS encoding BMC domain-containing protein, with protein sequence MENNEMNALGMIETKGFAAMVEASDAMVKAAKVELIGYEKIGGGYVTAIVRGDVASVRAAVDAGVKAAEKVGEVVSTHIIPRPHANVDSALPLGGKIVKKGK
- a CDS encoding nucleotide pyrophosphohydrolase; translation: MNDLTIREAQQMVDDWIKKHGVRYFNELTNMAILTEEVGEVARIISRQYGEQSFKAGEDSSKLGEELADVLFVLICLANQTGINLTDALNKSLEKKTNRDSSRHNNNPKLF
- a CDS encoding D-tyrosyl-tRNA(Tyr) deacylase, producing MRVVIQRVNEASVSINGCVKGCIKKGLLLLIGIEQSDTNEDVVWLSGKIAKLRIFDDNQGIMNLSVQEISGEILVVSQFTLHAKTKKGNRPSYVQAAPPEIAIPLYNNFVKQIEQEVGKTISTGEFGARMIVSLVNDGPVTIIIDSKNRE
- a CDS encoding T9SS type A sorting domain-containing protein → MRVFLYSIFFVALSNLTFAQVKEISLAKRHNATSSISKSNSGIKLTFNHDNLLSKTINENDGNSYTDIWIKGSYPMGELGTPKLPAYKKLIRIPKGSKPVLKVLSYSEELINLKDKGISGSLYPNQPSVRKDQDPTKTKFEIRKDVYSKTSFSNSPIATIEILGDLRSATIARLTISPIDYNPGNGLIKVYNDISVDISFADINSQSVDDVFKAKTYSPYFDVVYRSLLESSTSTYINHPDLTKYPVKMLIVSDRAFEQTLQPFIEWKKLKGFDVKTVYTDIIGNSADQIKLYIQQEYNSATPESPAPTFLVIVGDVQQVPASATGSSTSYATDLYYASVDGDMFPDMYYGRLSATTPSQLANIINKVIYYEKYQFEDPRYLNNVTLIAGVDDSWNFKVGQPQIKYATANYFNSGHGFNTVNEFGVTTDPNNPIASSSYSGCYDASKISVGFINYTAHGSETSWVEPNLSNVTISGFSNTNKYPLAIGNCCLSGNFGTTECLGEAWIRAQNKGAVTYIGSCPNTFWLEDFYWAVGAFPMVGENNGYVPTSQETTTGMYDATFVSSYVTTGAMLFAGNLAVTEVNIQGYPNTGSSALYYWQAYNILGDPSIMPYFTEAEPNQVFHNSTITVGENAFSVNALENSYIAISMNNQLIGTSFVSKTGDVSIPITPISSTGDLIVVITRPQTIPQIDTIHAISPTGPFLLLDSYSIDDHLSNNNKKADYNETFSTNLKIKNIGVDDATSVKIKILGTDDHISINGNDSIDVANISHNEGLNILDIPAAFSFKVNENVPDQYIAIFTLNIYSNQGIWTSKLRILLNSPILSFGDITIDDSSAGGNNDSLLNIGETAKALIRVTNKGHALAKDLSFQAIIPDSIKNILTLSNILTEPFSLDAYSFSSVPFRVAVNPILQTELSLPITLNITVLHPSGLSKSFEKIIKISAKDSVKISNDTLKTCYTYFYDTGGKNGNYKNLEDKTITFTAQKENCFLKVKFLAFSTELNYDFLSIFDGPNLTSREITGSPFSGATSPCEIISSGRSLTIRFKSDDSNVSTGWIATVECVEPQIPNCVSSPTPLDGEQSVQSGILTWSPTQYGTFYDVYMGLSPSNLTYAGRVEKPEFDFKPEKSKTYYWKILPGNLVGINNSACSTWSFTTDAIASSSSISMSTNTIAVDTMLFYDSGGALLNYSNNENHTLTFKPKYSGTYVNAQFLSFTVEGDNCKWDKLTVYDGLTTSSPILGSYCSTNTPGIIQSGNTDGALTFQFQSDDNTTFSGWKAIVKSTGAVIFKTLTIKVQSNSTPIANASVNIGGVIKATDNNGYAYFTIASGDLSISVNVPGYKPLYKNISESETSATVIANIEKLYTISVHAFDKKTLSGIPGVKVIIGTDSAFTNASGQAVLNILSGTYTLLLNSNNYSPYNQQLVIDITNVNLDISLSPIKYPISFIVSDILGNKIDGALITFKDTTLTTNSMGNAFGNFFSGNYSITISKPNYLPLNYWLSIIGAANEEVYLDDVSSFYSLDFTFVGDGPKDKILLNNNDVDFYYNNVLYGRFKTDILGNGTFQLPKGVFNYNVNREGYHSINKNFIVDGIISQIKDTLFQKTFGIIFNVKSQNTPIQNIAVTLNGYEPTTTNSLGVASFSSIGYEKNLSYSIQGIGFLSTSGFLDVINPLVIDLNIISDDIPVNSKKQIKIFPNPAADIVNIESDQLIRQVVIVNTLGNIVLKNNYPLSNHITILTRNFSPGVYVFMIYDKNFIPTNILIIKE
- a CDS encoding PAS domain S-box protein is translated as MRSKAIIKEKYIRRRIIITLVLIITGFSVLYNYQSISFNLRLKNQIIDLKTNELRYDLNQFYLSSFNHYSSLGSSQEIVKSIIDKDSISFFRSLESLIKQEDYKLCHRICAYSSDGSLIFGSNPKHEIGLFYNSYESPTNIDSISSRFFINSEGLNRIVSVPVNNGSAGFIEMGIGDQEDVKALENKKGFKVLTVLKPELANTILNRNNSTVYYNGWAIISLNKENIILDNQKLNKVIIGKRVTTRCDNKYYALINAGDLILSNNKNAGYIIIAVDVTNIEAPFYNLLTRSVLLSLLIIALSYILIRLFFNRLIARFFNIEETFEREVADRTKEVLNTNIELHQIFNSTANGLRIINTNYDIIRVNESFCRISGTTRESIEGEKCYDIFPGVFCHTTNCPLDRIREGEKTVETEEVRFKKGGKKIRCQHSAVPFWGSNGELLGIIEDFKDITEKFEVENTLRKTEEQFSAFMDNMPIGVFIKDYSGVLLYQNKYLTNVFGFDKFIGKNISKELNPEWGNRISLEDEKVLQHGKIEFEETLTDKEGHDKTFVTHKFRFHGLDNNWKIGGVSIDITKKKITEHFLYVLSKAIKNSPVSIVITNPLGNIEFINPSFTFLTGHSLTDSIHKNLLEMKVEYSSGKNLFTAIECVKNGNVWKGEIQLQNKKGEHFWVLASFAPIFNRRSEVSHGIASMEDITSRKENERELLLSKIKAEESDKLKTAFLSNLSHEIRTPLNAIIGFSSLLTDSDLSITEKKNLSDVLYKNSNDLLKLIENLIEISEIETGQLAIKKGECCVNKLMTELQETYLNEDKKGKYVKLNFKKEIRSEDFTILTDPLRLKQVLNNLISNATKFTENGFIEFGYTFKDERTLMFYIIDTGIGIEPEKQKYIFNPFRQADDSNTRRFGGMGLGLAISKHMVEKLGGKIWLTSIPESGSTFFFTIPYIPVRFKFEPEQKEEKKQTYNWKNKKILVADDIDSNYVYLKAAIKHTSAEVIWAKTGIEAVELVRNNPDINIVLMDVVMPEMDGYEATKLIKLHNNHLPVVCQTAYPNNDNNQIAIDCGFDSFMAKPIKIDGMLQIIDKFISQN